One stretch of Molothrus aeneus isolate 106 chromosome 2, BPBGC_Maene_1.0, whole genome shotgun sequence DNA includes these proteins:
- the LOC136568744 gene encoding OX-2 membrane glycoprotein-like produces the protein MTLQALVFCLAYSGLGKANVVPQAGHTTVRTGDSVTLSCALTKPMDVLQVTWQKDSEELHDNIATYSETNGLRIQKPYEDRMNFTSLELNKTSITFWDTRMDDSGCYKCLFNVFPSGPLSGNTCLSVFGKFALGLRLQQTAERGEGEALAGSTEMALLGKSAKGPSDSSSSLEWGLNASVHHNISEDYLIVICNANGLPEPTITWNNLFNSTPTQKTVKHKNGIVSITSTLEIYNIQSISAQDLICKVSNTNETFEMPVKIKGEEGSSLLWLVIIVVLLVVMIVLILFWRKILCRRN, from the exons atgACTTTACAAgctctggttttttgtttggcaTATTCTGGGCTTGGAAAGGCAAATG TGGTTCCGCAGGCTGGACACACAACAGTGAGGACGGGTGACAGTGTGACTCTGAGTTGTGCCCTGACAAAACCCATGGATGTTCTGCAAGTGACATGGCAAAAGGACTCAGAAGAATTACATGATAATATAGCTACATACAGTGAAACGAATGGATTAAGGATTCAGAAGCCCTATGAAGACAGAATGAATTTCACAAGTTTGGAACTCAACAAGACAAGCATAACTTTTTGGGACACCAGAATGGATGATTCAGGATGTTACAAGTGCCTCTTCAATGTTTTCCCTTCTGGTCCTCTCTCAGGAAATACCTGCCTGAGTGTTTTTG GTAAGTTTGCCCttggcttgaggctgcagcagacggcagagagaggagaaggagaggcgCTGGCTGGTTCTACAGAGATGGCTTTATTGGGGAAGTCTGCGAAGGGtcccagtgacagctcttcttctctcgaatggg GTCTCAATGCATCTGTCCATCACAACATTTCTGAAGATTATCTGATAGTCATCTGTAATGCTAATGGCCTCCCAGAGCCCACCATCACCTGGAACAACCTGTTCAACTCTACTCCTACACAGAAGACAGTCAAGCACAAAAATGGGATTGTGTCCATCACCAGTACACTGGAAATCTACAATATTCAGAGCATCAGTGCACAGGATTTGATCTGCAAAGTAAGCAACACAAATGAAACATTTGAAATGcctgtgaaaataaaaggag aaGAGGGATCGTCATTGCTTTGGCTGGTGATTATTGTGGTGCTTTTAGTAGTCATGATAGTTCTGATTCTGTTCTGGAGGAAGATCCTATGCAGGAGGAATTGA